In Flammeovirgaceae bacterium, the sequence AGTTACCTGATTTACTTGTGGGAAGCCATGAAGAACAACATTCAGTGATCGGATTCCTTCGGTAAACTGGCGATGCAGCTTTTCGATAACAATTCCTTTGGCCGCACCGTTAAGTTCGATGTGCCATAACGCAAAGTTTCCATTTGAATAATTAAAGGTATGGCCATCATCCCAATACAGGCGAACGGAGGAAGTAGTTAAAGAAAAATACACATGAAGTTCCAATGTACCAGAATGTGACACCGTGTTGAAGCCGGGCTCCTGCATGGCTATAATAGCCCCTTCTTTTACAAACACCGGCAACCGGTGTATGGGGCACTCAATCAGAAATTCCTGGGGACCTGTGTATTGTTTCCCATCATACAACGAATACCAGTTTCCTTCAGGTAAATACACCCGGGTAATGTCCTTTGTACTTTCAACGGGTGCCACCAGTATAAACGGCCCGAAAAGATACTGGTGATGGTACCGGTGATCATAAATTTTTGAATCATGCGTGTAATCAATTGCAAGCGATCGTTGTACCGGCATGCCGGTTTGAACGGCCTCGTAAAATGCTGAATAGATATAAGGCATGATACGGTACCGGAATCGGATATAGTTTCGGCATATTTGTTCTGCTTCTTCTCCGTACGTCCAGGGTTCGGCATCGCGTGAGTTTATCATGGAATGCCCCCGGAAGAAAGGGGAGAAACTGCCGATAGTAAGCCATCGTGTAAATAGTTTACTATCGGCATTGCCTACAAATCCGCCTACATCGTATCCGGCAAAGGCGATACCGGTTAAGCCCATGCTGTTCACCAGGCGTACACCCAGCATCATGTGTTCATCATAGGCCACATTGTCGCCCGTCCATACCGCTGCGTAGCGCTGTACACCCGAAAAGCCTGAGCGTGTAAGGTTGAATGGCCGCCTGCCGGCCAGCAGGTTTACGGTGCCTTCGTAGGTGCTTCTGGCCATCATCAGGCCGTAGATGTTGCGGCCCCTGCGCATGGTGGATTTGTTCCCTTCAAAATCAAGTTCAATATTCTCCGGCAGCATGTGGCCCCAGGTGGCAATCTCGTTCATGTCGTTCCAGAAGCCATCAATACCCAGATCGGTATAGGCTTTAAGTTGATTCATCCACCAATTTCTGGTGTCGGGTTTGGTAAAATCGGGGAAGTGACACCAGCCGGGCCACACCTGGCCGGTGTAGTTGGTTCCATCCGGGTACTTTAAAAATACATCGTGCTTTAGGCCGTCATCATAGGTCTCGTATCCATTTTCAACTTTAATGCCCGGGTCGCACATAACCACCACGTGAAAACCCAGGTTTTCGAGTTGCTGAAGCATGGATTTTGGATCGGGAAAATGCTGGTTGTCCCAGGTAAAGATTTTGTACTTCTCCATGTAGTGGATGTCGAGCACAATAACATCGCAGGGTATATTTTTATCGCGAAAGGTATTGGCAACACTCAACACTTCCTTATCGGGATAATAACTGTACCGGCATTGCTGGTAACCGAGACTCCATTTTGGGGGTAAGCTCATCCGACCGGTAAGGTGGGTGTATTGGCGGATGACATCGGCAACCGAAGTTCCATAGATAAAGTAGTAATCCATTTCGCCCTGGTCGGCCGAGAAACTGGCGAATCGGTTATTGGATGCACCAAAATTGAAGA encodes:
- a CDS encoding DUF4968 domain-containing protein, translated to MSRFKTATRSLGNLKEWTKQHDGITFYTNEALVKVQLFSGSVIRITCTTEKQFEDFSYAVIAHPENTEFSVMEDENLISLRTQALTVNIRKQNSGFAFLTPAQQVINEDDPLGTCWNGEQVTTYKKLQPGERFVGLGEKTGPLDRRGSGYQNWNTDAYGYHAGSDPLYCSTPFYMGIHNGLCYGIYFDNTHKSFFNFGASNNRFASFSADQGEMDYYFIYGTSVADVIRQYTHLTGRMSLPPKWSLGYQQCRYSYYPDKEVLSVANTFRDKNIPCDVIVLDIHYMEKYKIFTWDNQHFPDPKSMLQQLENLGFHVVVMCDPGIKVENGYETYDDGLKHDVFLKYPDGTNYTGQVWPGWCHFPDFTKPDTRNWWMNQLKAYTDLGIDGFWNDMNEIATWGHMLPENIELDFEGNKSTMRRGRNIYGLMMARSTYEGTVNLLAGRRPFNLTRSGFSGVQRYAAVWTGDNVAYDEHMMLGVRLVNSMGLTGIAFAGYDVGGFVGNADSKLFTRWLTIGSFSPFFRGHSMINSRDAEPWTYGEEAEQICRNYIRFRYRIMPYIYSAFYEAVQTGMPVQRSLAIDYTHDSKIYDHRYHHQYLFGPFILVAPVESTKDITRVYLPEGNWYSLYDGKQYTGPQEFLIECPIHRLPVFVKEGAIIAMQEPGFNTVSHSGTLELHVYFSLTTSSVRLYWDDGHTFNYSNGNFALWHIELNGAAKGIVIEKLHRQFTEGIRSLNVVLHGFPQVNQVTVNGQLQNITQAINRFFEPLEKYDPITDPDPAPEEPVTIIAFENNADTFTIRWN